From a region of the Acidobacteriota bacterium genome:
- a CDS encoding YciI family protein, producing MSKFLLLLHEEPTAASNYSPQQMQDLIQEYVDWSARMAQAGHLLGGQKLVEGEGRIVRQDDEGLVVDGPFSETKEVIGGFFMIEADDYDQAVQLSRDCPHVRYGTRIEIREIDERHQEEE from the coding sequence ATGTCTAAGTTTCTCTTGTTGCTTCATGAAGAACCCACCGCCGCTTCGAACTACTCGCCCCAGCAAATGCAGGATCTGATACAGGAATACGTCGACTGGAGCGCCCGCATGGCCCAGGCTGGACACCTGTTGGGAGGCCAGAAGCTGGTGGAAGGCGAAGGCCGGATCGTCCGCCAGGACGACGAGGGACTGGTGGTCGACGGACCCTTCAGCGAGACCAAAGAGGTCATCGGCGGATTCTTCATGATCGAAGCCGACGACTATGACCAGGCTGTTCAACTCAGCCGCGACTGCCCCCACGTCCGCTACGGCACGCGCATCGAAATCCGCGAGATCGACGAGCGCCACCAAGAGGAGGAGTAG